From the Aquirufa lenticrescens genome, the window CGCTTATTCAATCCAGCTTGGACAGAAGAAAAAAATCACGAAGTATTTGGACCTTGTGCCAATAATAATTGGCATGGACATAACTTTGAACTAATCGTCACAGTGAAAGGAATGCCCGATCCCGATACCGGATTTGTTTATGATCTAAAGCAATTAGGCGATCTCATTAAAGCGGAAATTATCGATAAAGTAGATCATAAAAACCTTAATTTAGATGTAGATTTTATGTTTGGAAAACTGGCTAGTTGTGAAATACTAGTGATGGAATTTTGGAAAATCTTAGCTCCTAAAATAGCAGCTACCTCTTCTTCCGCTAAATTACATAAAATACACTTAATCGAAACGAATAAAAATTCGGTCGAATACTTCGGAGAATAAGTATGAAATACTTTATCCTAGCAGGAGAAAAATCAGGGGATCTTCATGGATCAAATCTTATTCAGGAAATCAAAAAACTGGATAATGATGCTCTAATTCAAGCCTGGGGTGGAGATTCAATGGAAAGCCAAGGAGCTGAAATACTGATACACCATAATCAACTAGCGATTATGGGCATTTTAGGGGTTATACAAAATATTCAACGTCTAAAAGGGCTATTCAAAACCTTTGGCGAACAAATAGAAGCCTTTCAACCGGATGCTGTCATCTTTATTGATTACGGTGGATTCAATTTAAAGGCAGCTAAAATTGCGAAGAAGAAAGGTTTTCAAACCCATTTTTATATTGCCCCTAAAGTCTGGGCTTGGAATAAAGGTCGAGTGGGAGAACTTAAGAAATGGATTGATCATCTTTATGTGATTTTTCCATTTGAATTAAAGTTGTTTAGAGAAGCAGGAATAGCTACTGAATATGTTGGAAATCCGCTACAAGATGCCATTCAAGCCTTTGCCCCCAATGAACAATTCAGCTTAAAGGGTCAAAAATATATTGCCTTGCTAGCCGGAAGCCGAAAGCAAGAAATCAAAACAGCCTTACCCCTATTTGAACAATTAGCTAAAGCTAATCCTGATTTATCATTTGTGATTGCTGGCATATCGGATTGGAAAGAATTATACCAGACTAAGATTCCGGTTTTATTTGATCAGACCTATGATATTGTTCAACAAGCAGAAATGGCTATTGTTACCTCTGGAACGGCAACCTTAGAAACAGCCTTATTAAATACACCCCAAATTGTGGTTTATAAAACGGATTGGGTCTTTTATTCTTTGGCAAAAATCGTCATCCAGATAAAATACATCTCCCTGGTCAACATAATTCTTGATAAAGTAGCTGTACCTGAATTAATCCAAGCTAAATTTTCTGTAGAACATATGACGGCCTGGATGCGTGACCTATTAACAAAGGGAAAAACCTATCAACAACAAAAGGAAGATTATAAAATCTTGCAAGAGCTAGTAGGAAATGCGGGTGCATCGAAAAAAACAGCCGAATTACTCTATTCAGCAGCTTCCGCTAAATAATTCTTAATCCAAGATTTCTGTACACCTGGAATCGTTTGATAATAGCGTGCAATATCCAATTTATCTTTTTGAAAATCACCGGTTGTATAATA encodes:
- the lpxB gene encoding lipid-A-disaccharide synthase, which encodes MKYFILAGEKSGDLHGSNLIQEIKKLDNDALIQAWGGDSMESQGAEILIHHNQLAIMGILGVIQNIQRLKGLFKTFGEQIEAFQPDAVIFIDYGGFNLKAAKIAKKKGFQTHFYIAPKVWAWNKGRVGELKKWIDHLYVIFPFELKLFREAGIATEYVGNPLQDAIQAFAPNEQFSLKGQKYIALLAGSRKQEIKTALPLFEQLAKANPDLSFVIAGISDWKELYQTKIPVLFDQTYDIVQQAEMAIVTSGTATLETALLNTPQIVVYKTDWVFYSLAKIVIQIKYISLVNIILDKVAVPELIQAKFSVEHMTAWMRDLLTKGKTYQQQKEDYKILQELVGNAGASKKTAELLYSAASAK
- a CDS encoding 6-pyruvoyl trahydropterin synthase family protein encodes the protein MVHVIRKEHFNAAHRLFNPAWTEEKNHEVFGPCANNNWHGHNFELIVTVKGMPDPDTGFVYDLKQLGDLIKAEIIDKVDHKNLNLDVDFMFGKLASCEILVMEFWKILAPKIAATSSSAKLHKIHLIETNKNSVEYFGE